A section of the Methanocaldococcus sp. FS406-22 genome encodes:
- a CDS encoding SPOUT family RNA methylase, with translation MKFIIKTQKGFENIVVNNLKEIIDNFNYIVSPDGYQGIVIVESDEDIEDKILEIPEVERVLKVYFETETDFDKIVNLAEKIKDYIKEDETFAVETKKRGKHDFSSTDINIVLGAKIKDLTNASVDLNNPDKVVHVEVFKNKTYVSITSGEKFKKYTKEKRNARELFKKVVIVQMPYLGEKIVCKRFGEAIGRAAQGFEVKELIIAPKEKVDAYELMEFIKGVKIGQHSRYEIQKRAYPFEIKLVPVTVQDLYQVVRDKRRDNRLLIITDPKGDELSKIKDKLAYDLRKKREIIVFCGSREGIPRGLFRFADYIVDLAPHMTFATEHAIPAALIALWGVYSQSSNHEDLNNE, from the coding sequence ATGAAGTTTATAATAAAAACTCAAAAAGGTTTTGAAAACATTGTTGTAAATAATCTAAAAGAAATTATTGATAATTTTAATTATATCGTTTCTCCTGATGGTTATCAAGGGATTGTTATAGTTGAAAGCGATGAAGATATAGAAGATAAAATCTTGGAGATTCCTGAAGTTGAGAGGGTTTTAAAAGTTTATTTTGAGACAGAGACGGATTTTGATAAAATAGTTAATTTAGCTGAGAAGATTAAAGATTATATAAAAGAAGATGAAACTTTTGCTGTTGAAACTAAAAAAAGAGGAAAACATGATTTTAGCTCAACAGATATAAACATTGTGTTGGGAGCTAAGATTAAAGATTTAACAAATGCTTCAGTTGATTTAAACAATCCAGATAAGGTTGTTCATGTTGAGGTATTTAAGAATAAAACTTATGTATCAATAACTTCTGGAGAAAAATTCAAAAAATACACTAAAGAGAAGAGAAATGCAAGGGAGTTATTTAAAAAAGTTGTCATTGTGCAAATGCCATATTTAGGGGAGAAAATTGTCTGTAAAAGGTTTGGAGAGGCAATTGGAAGAGCAGCTCAGGGATTTGAAGTTAAAGAGCTGATTATAGCACCAAAAGAAAAAGTTGATGCCTATGAGTTGATGGAGTTTATTAAAGGGGTTAAAATTGGGCAACATTCAAGATATGAGATTCAAAAGAGGGCATATCCATTCGAGATTAAGTTAGTTCCAGTGACTGTTCAAGATTTATATCAGGTTGTTAGAGATAAGAGAAGAGATAATAGGTTGCTAATAATTACCGACCCAAAAGGAGATGAGTTATCAAAAATTAAGGATAAGTTAGCTTATGACTTAAGAAAAAAGAGAGAAATTATTGTATTTTGTGGTTCAAGGGAAGGTATTCCAAGGGGATTGTTTAGATTTGCAGATTATATAGTAGATTTAGCTCCTCATATGACCTTTGCTACTGAACATGCCATTCCTGCTGCTTTAATTGCACTATGGGGAGTTTATAGCCAATCTTCAAATCATGAAGATTTGAATAATGAATAG
- the dapB gene encoding 4-hydroxy-tetrahydrodipicolinate reductase, whose protein sequence is MIKVAVTGALGRMGSNIIKTICQQDDMKVVCAFEVPNHPKKGEDVGELIGIGKIGVPLSTADELDKVLKETKPDVLVDFTIAHACVENVKIAAKNGVKLIIGTTGFTEEQKAEIEKAIKENKVAAVISQNFAIGVNIFFKTLEFLAKKLGDYDIEIIEMHHRHKKDAPSGTALRAAEIIKANRGIESVFVYGRHGMTGERKKEEIGIHALRGGDVVGDHTVIFAGDGERIELTHRASSRQAFVNGVILAIRFIADKKEGIYNTFDVLGLNEIKF, encoded by the coding sequence ATGATTAAAGTGGCAGTTACTGGAGCTTTGGGAAGAATGGGAAGCAATATAATTAAAACTATCTGCCAGCAAGATGATATGAAAGTTGTTTGTGCCTTTGAAGTTCCAAATCATCCAAAAAAGGGAGAGGATGTTGGAGAATTAATAGGCATTGGAAAAATTGGCGTTCCATTATCAACTGCAGATGAGTTAGATAAAGTTTTGAAAGAAACAAAACCAGATGTATTGGTTGATTTTACCATAGCCCATGCATGTGTTGAGAATGTTAAAATAGCTGCTAAAAATGGAGTTAAGCTAATTATTGGGACTACTGGTTTCACTGAAGAGCAAAAAGCAGAGATTGAAAAAGCGATAAAAGAAAATAAAGTTGCTGCTGTAATATCTCAAAACTTTGCAATTGGGGTTAATATATTCTTTAAAACTTTAGAGTTTTTGGCAAAGAAATTGGGAGATTATGACATTGAAATTATAGAGATGCACCACAGACATAAAAAAGATGCTCCTTCTGGAACTGCCTTAAGAGCGGCTGAAATTATAAAGGCAAATAGAGGCATTGAGAGCGTTTTTGTTTATGGAAGGCATGGAATGACTGGGGAGAGAAAGAAAGAAGAAATAGGGATACATGCACTAAGAGGAGGAGATGTTGTAGGAGACCATACAGTCATCTTTGCTGGAGATGGAGAGAGGATTGAGCTAACTCACAGAGCAAGTAGTAGACAAGCATTTGTAAATGGAGTTATCTTGGCTATAAGATTTATTGCTGACAAAAAAGAAGGCATCTACAATACATTTGATGTTTTAGGATTGAATGAAATTAAGTTTTAA
- a CDS encoding ATP-binding protein — protein MFVNRKEELEFLNRKWKEDKANLIIIYGRRRVGKTMLIKKFLENKKGICVLLTNDSMNENLNELKKAFSNLTGKEYFKNLDVGLVELFRYLRDEIKDDKVVIALDEFQYLMQLNKGILSIFQKIWDEILADTKVFLIICGSSIGMMESILEYKSPLYGRRTGQWKLNPFNIRGVREMFLRKNFEELVKIYATFGGTPFYLAQVDESLSVEENIKQKILRKGELLYEEPEFLLREELREPRVYKLILKYIALGYNTLGKLADVTGLDRGNLSKYIETLERLDILGYCLPYKKRKRGIYYIKDNFINFWFRFVYPNMGDLEIGNVDDVYNKILDSLNEYYGKMFENLVFEMLKLKIIDFGQKEVAKWWHKGEEIDVLAYNDEKMIAFEVKWKDLSFKEAKGILKDLERKLKMVDFDGEKECYVIAKSIERKEELKALDLKDLERFIC, from the coding sequence ATGTTTGTGAATAGAAAGGAGGAGCTTGAATTTCTTAATAGAAAATGGAAAGAGGACAAAGCCAACCTAATAATCATCTATGGAAGGAGGAGAGTTGGAAAAACAATGCTTATAAAAAAATTCCTTGAGAATAAAAAAGGCATTTGTGTCTTGCTAACCAATGACTCCATGAATGAAAATCTAAATGAGCTTAAAAAAGCATTTTCAAATTTAACTGGAAAGGAGTATTTTAAAAATTTAGATGTTGGTTTAGTGGAGCTTTTTAGATATTTAAGGGATGAGATTAAAGATGATAAGGTTGTTATAGCACTTGATGAATTTCAATACCTAATGCAATTAAATAAGGGAATTTTAAGCATCTTTCAAAAGATTTGGGATGAGATTTTGGCAGATACAAAAGTTTTTTTAATAATTTGTGGTTCAAGTATTGGAATGATGGAGAGTATCTTAGAGTATAAAAGCCCTCTTTATGGAAGAAGGACTGGGCAGTGGAAATTAAACCCTTTTAATATTAGAGGAGTTAGGGAGATGTTTCTAAGGAAAAATTTTGAGGAGTTGGTTAAAATCTATGCTACATTTGGGGGAACTCCTTTTTATTTAGCTCAAGTTGATGAAAGTTTGAGTGTTGAAGAGAATATAAAACAAAAAATCCTTAGAAAGGGAGAATTACTGTATGAAGAGCCAGAGTTCTTGTTAAGGGAGGAACTTAGAGAGCCAAGGGTCTATAAGCTGATTTTGAAGTATATAGCCCTTGGCTATAACACCTTAGGAAAGCTTGCTGATGTTACTGGATTGGATAGGGGGAATCTGTCAAAGTATATTGAAACTCTGGAACGTCTTGACATTTTGGGCTATTGCCTCCCATATAAAAAGAGGAAGAGAGGGATTTATTACATCAAAGACAATTTTATAAACTTCTGGTTTAGGTTTGTCTATCCAAACATGGGAGATTTGGAAATTGGCAATGTAGATGATGTTTATAACAAAATCTTGGACTCTCTAAATGAATATTATGGAAAAATGTTTGAAAATCTTGTATTTGAGATGCTTAAACTTAAAATTATTGATTTTGGACAGAAAGAAGTAGCTAAGTGGTGGCATAAGGGGGAAGAGATTGATGTTTTAGCTTATAATGATGAGAAGATGATAGCCTTTGAAGTAAAATGGAAGGATTTGAGTTTTAAGGAGGCAAAAGGAATTTTGAAGGATTTAGAGAGAAAACTCAAAATGGTTGATTTTGATGGAGAAAAAGAGTGCTATGTTATAGCAAAGAGTATTGAACGGAAAGAAGAACTAAAAGCCCTTGATTTAAAAGATTTAGAGAGATTTATTTGTTAA
- a CDS encoding nucleotide sugar dehydrogenase has product MKNLKTLNWDRMAKKNGNGKKICVIGLGYIGLPTASMLAIHGFNVIGVDINEKRVKEIKELSFKTTEKDLMTLVKGAINSGNLKVQTKPEKADVFIICVPTPCIECNGEKKCDLNYLNKAIESIKPCLEDGNLIIIESTIPPGTTDEIYKKLSKDKKIYLAHCPERVLPGNILKELVENDRVIGGVDEKSAEMAKEIYETFVTGKIYLTDAKTAEMVKLMENTYRDVNIALANEFAKIAEEIGINVWEAIELANKHPRVNILKPGPGVGGHCISIDPWFIVEKSKNAKLIRTARELNDSMPLFVVEKIKKIIKKDNGKIAIFGVTYKGNVDDTRESPAEKVVSKLIDEGFEVKCYDKYARDFIYPLNSLEEAINGADIIVVLAEHDEYRNFDKEDIKKIASKVNNKLILDTKNILKRDLWEEEGFKVYVLGDGKNA; this is encoded by the coding sequence ATAAAGAATCTTAAAACACTAAATTGGGATAGGATGGCAAAGAAAAATGGTAATGGGAAGAAGATATGTGTAATTGGTTTAGGATATATTGGATTACCAACTGCCTCAATGTTAGCAATACATGGATTTAATGTTATTGGGGTAGATATTAACGAGAAACGGGTTAAGGAAATTAAAGAGCTAAGCTTTAAAACAACAGAAAAAGATTTAATGACATTAGTTAAAGGGGCCATAAATTCTGGAAACTTAAAAGTGCAAACAAAGCCAGAAAAGGCGGATGTTTTTATTATCTGCGTTCCTACTCCTTGTATTGAATGCAACGGAGAAAAGAAATGTGACTTAAATTACCTAAATAAAGCTATTGAAAGCATAAAGCCCTGTCTTGAAGATGGAAATTTAATTATTATAGAAAGCACAATTCCTCCCGGAACAACAGATGAGATTTACAAAAAACTCTCAAAGGATAAAAAAATTTATTTAGCTCACTGTCCAGAGAGGGTTCTGCCTGGAAATATATTGAAGGAGCTTGTTGAGAACGACAGAGTTATAGGTGGAGTTGACGAAAAATCTGCTGAAATGGCTAAGGAGATTTATGAAACCTTTGTTACTGGAAAGATTTATTTAACTGATGCAAAAACTGCAGAGATGGTTAAGTTAATGGAAAACACATATAGGGATGTTAATATTGCCCTAGCTAATGAGTTTGCAAAGATTGCAGAGGAGATTGGCATCAACGTCTGGGAGGCTATAGAGTTAGCTAATAAGCACCCGAGAGTAAATATTCTAAAACCAGGGCCTGGAGTAGGAGGGCATTGTATAAGCATAGACCCATGGTTTATTGTTGAAAAATCAAAAAATGCCAAACTTATAAGAACTGCAAGAGAGTTAAACGACTCCATGCCGTTGTTTGTTGTTGAGAAGATTAAAAAAATAATTAAAAAAGATAATGGAAAAATAGCTATATTTGGGGTAACTTATAAAGGAAATGTTGATGACACAAGAGAGAGTCCTGCTGAAAAGGTTGTTAGTAAATTAATAGATGAAGGTTTTGAAGTTAAATGCTATGATAAATATGCAAGAGACTTTATTTATCCTTTAAATAGTTTAGAGGAAGCTATTAATGGGGCGGATATTATTGTGGTATTAGCTGAACATGATGAATACAGAAATTTTGATAAAGAGGATATAAAGAAGATTGCCTCAAAGGTAAACAATAAATTAATCCTTGACACTAAAAATATATTAAAGAGAGATTTGTGGGAGGAAGAGGGCTTTAAAGTTTATGTCTTGGGTGATGGGAAGAATGCATAA
- a CDS encoding argininosuccinate synthase, which translates to MERIAVLAYSGGLDTSCCLKLLEDKYGYKVVSVCVDVGQPEEEIKEVEEKAKKLGVLKHYTIDAKEEFVKDYIFRAIKANAMYEGYPLSTALARPLIAYKVVEVALKEDAEAVAHGCTGKGNDQFRFETTIRIKAPHLKIIAPIRDLNLTRAEEIEYAKEKGIPIPTESKKYSIDENLWGRSIEGSELEDPNFVPPEEIYAWTKNPVEDKEEEIVEIEFKEGVPVAINGEKLNPVELIKRANEIAGKHGVGRIDIIEDRIIGLKSRENYECPGAVLLLTAHKALEQLVLTRDELRFKEIVDSLYGELIYKGLWFDPLREDLDAFIDKTQERVTGTVKVRLFGGTARVVGRDSPYALYSKEMVSFDEKEIDQKELAGMVKYHGLQAMLYEMRKNRK; encoded by the coding sequence ATGGAAAGAATAGCTGTTTTGGCATACTCTGGAGGGTTAGATACAAGCTGTTGCTTAAAGTTATTGGAAGATAAGTATGGATATAAGGTAGTTTCTGTCTGTGTGGATGTTGGACAGCCAGAGGAGGAAATAAAGGAGGTTGAGGAAAAAGCTAAAAAATTGGGAGTTTTAAAGCACTACACAATAGATGCAAAGGAGGAGTTTGTTAAAGATTACATATTTAGAGCTATAAAGGCAAATGCAATGTATGAAGGCTACCCACTATCAACTGCTTTAGCAAGGCCTTTAATTGCTTATAAAGTTGTTGAAGTTGCCTTAAAAGAGGATGCTGAGGCAGTTGCTCATGGATGCACTGGAAAAGGTAACGACCAGTTTAGATTTGAAACAACCATAAGGATTAAAGCTCCACATCTAAAAATTATAGCTCCAATTAGAGATTTAAACTTAACAAGGGCTGAAGAGATTGAATATGCCAAAGAAAAAGGCATTCCAATTCCAACTGAAAGCAAAAAATATAGTATAGATGAAAACTTATGGGGTAGAAGTATTGAAGGTAGTGAATTGGAAGACCCTAACTTTGTTCCACCAGAAGAGATATATGCATGGACTAAAAATCCAGTTGAAGATAAAGAGGAGGAGATTGTTGAGATTGAGTTTAAAGAGGGAGTTCCAGTAGCTATAAATGGAGAGAAATTAAATCCTGTTGAATTAATAAAGAGAGCTAATGAGATTGCTGGAAAGCATGGTGTAGGAAGAATAGATATTATTGAAGATAGAATTATTGGCTTAAAGTCAAGAGAAAACTATGAATGTCCAGGGGCTGTTTTATTATTAACTGCCCACAAGGCGTTAGAGCAATTAGTTTTGACAAGGGATGAACTTAGATTTAAGGAGATTGTTGATAGTCTTTATGGAGAGCTAATCTATAAAGGATTGTGGTTTGACCCATTGAGGGAGGATTTAGATGCCTTTATTGACAAAACACAAGAGAGAGTTACTGGAACTGTTAAGGTTAGGTTATTTGGTGGAACTGCAAGGGTTGTTGGTAGAGACAGCCCTTACGCTTTATACAGCAAAGAGATGGTTTCGTTTGATGAAAAAGAGATTGACCAAAAGGAGTTAGCTGGAATGGTTAAGTATCATGGATTACAGGCAATGTTGTATGAGATGAGAAAAAATAGGAAATAA
- the dcd gene encoding dCTP deaminase has product MILSDKDIIDYVTSKRIIIEPFNKDFVGPCSYDVTLGDEFIIYDDEVYDLSKELNYKRIKIKNSILVCPLNYNLTEEKINYFKEKYDVDYVVEGGVLGTTNEYIELPNDICAQYQGRSSLGRVFLTSHQTAGWIDAGFKGKITLEIVAFDRPVILYKNQRIGQLIFSKLLSPADVGYSERKSSKYTYQKTVMPSLIHLDNHNKKIKNKKF; this is encoded by the coding sequence ATGATTCTAAGCGATAAAGACATTATTGACTATGTTACATCAAAAAGGATTATTATTGAGCCATTTAACAAAGACTTCGTAGGGCCTTGCTCATACGATGTAACCTTAGGAGATGAATTTATAATCTATGATGATGAAGTTTATGATTTGTCAAAAGAGCTAAATTACAAAAGAATAAAGATAAAAAATTCTATTTTAGTTTGCCCTCTAAACTACAATTTAACTGAAGAAAAAATCAACTATTTTAAAGAGAAATATGATGTTGATTACGTTGTTGAAGGAGGAGTTTTAGGTACAACAAATGAGTATATTGAGCTTCCAAATGATATATGTGCCCAATACCAAGGTAGAAGTAGTTTAGGAAGAGTTTTTTTAACCTCCCACCAAACTGCTGGATGGATTGATGCTGGTTTTAAGGGAAAGATAACTTTGGAGATTGTAGCTTTTGATAGGCCAGTTATTTTATATAAAAATCAGAGAATTGGGCAGTTAATATTTAGCAAGTTGTTATCTCCAGCAGATGTTGGTTATTCAGAGAGGAAAAGCTCTAAATATACCTATCAAAAAACAGTAATGCCTTCTTTAATCCATTTAGACAATCATAATAAAAAAATAAAAAATAAAAAATTTTAA
- a CDS encoding class III signal peptide-containing protein, whose protein sequence is MKLLKKLLSKKGQLSMEVGILVAAAVLVAIIAAYFYVKNVGTAAKAAGNQSENFTKTINQTANKFIGNLSKVTNELNP, encoded by the coding sequence ATGAAACTTTTAAAGAAATTATTGTCAAAGAAAGGGCAATTATCAATGGAAGTTGGTATTTTAGTTGCAGCTGCTGTATTAGTTGCGATAATTGCCGCATACTTCTATGTAAAAAATGTTGGAACAGCTGCTAAAGCAGCTGGAAATCAGTCTGAAAACTTTACAAAAACTATAAATCAAACAGCAAATAAGTTTATAGGAAATCTAAGTAAGGTAACTAATGAGCTTAATCCATAA